A genomic window from Anthonomus grandis grandis chromosome 2, icAntGran1.3, whole genome shotgun sequence includes:
- the LOC126750359 gene encoding ejaculatory bulb-specific protein 3-like isoform X1, producing the protein MILVQNVLFPLLICFGLSIAEIAEKNTYTTKYDNIDINDVIHNERLLKNYVFCLLEKGPCTPDGLELKKNMPDAIETDCSKCSEKQRQGSEIMMRFLIDNKPEYWNPLQDKYDPTGTYKQRYLDSKKIEVSAEPVEPTEV; encoded by the exons GTGCAGAATGTGCTATTCCCCTTGCTTATTTGCTTCGGACTATCCATAGCAGAAATTGCAGAAAAAAACACCTATACGACAAAATATGATAACATTGACATAAATGACGTTATACACAATGAACGGCTACTTaagaattatgttttttgcCTGTTGGAGAAAGGACCATGCACACCAGATGGACTAGAGCTCAAGa aaaACATGCCAGATGCAATTGAAACGGATTGCAGCAAATGCAGCGAAAAGCAACGACAAGGCTCAGAAATAATGATGCGCTTTCTTATCGATAACAAACCTGAATATTGGAATCCTTTGCAGGATAAATATGACCCTACAGGGACCTATAAGCAACGGTATCTTGACAGTAAGAAAATTGAGGTATCTGCAGAACCAGTCGAGCCAACTGAGGTATAg
- the LOC126750359 gene encoding ejaculatory bulb-specific protein 3-like isoform X2, giving the protein MLVQNVLFPLLICFGLSIAEIAEKNTYTTKYDNIDINDVIHNERLLKNYVFCLLEKGPCTPDGLELKKNMPDAIETDCSKCSEKQRQGSEIMMRFLIDNKPEYWNPLQDKYDPTGTYKQRYLDSKKIEVSAEPVEPTEV; this is encoded by the exons GTGCAGAATGTGCTATTCCCCTTGCTTATTTGCTTCGGACTATCCATAGCAGAAATTGCAGAAAAAAACACCTATACGACAAAATATGATAACATTGACATAAATGACGTTATACACAATGAACGGCTACTTaagaattatgttttttgcCTGTTGGAGAAAGGACCATGCACACCAGATGGACTAGAGCTCAAGa aaaACATGCCAGATGCAATTGAAACGGATTGCAGCAAATGCAGCGAAAAGCAACGACAAGGCTCAGAAATAATGATGCGCTTTCTTATCGATAACAAACCTGAATATTGGAATCCTTTGCAGGATAAATATGACCCTACAGGGACCTATAAGCAACGGTATCTTGACAGTAAGAAAATTGAGGTATCTGCAGAACCAGTCGAGCCAACTGAGGTATAg